Part of the Tribolium castaneum strain GA2 chromosome 4, icTriCast1.1, whole genome shotgun sequence genome is shown below.
TAAACCTACCAAAATAACAGTACCTCCGGATTTTGTGAcctacaattaaaattattccaaGTAACGGGAGACTGAAACCATTCACTTGTAAAGCAACTCGGACGCATTGTTCGGCCCCCGTGCATTCCAAAGTGATATTCGGGTCTTCCCCCAATTTTGCTTTAATCTCTGACACGATTTCTTCTTCAGTCGTGTTTTGACCAATTTGTAGGGTGAAATCAGCACCTAACTCTTTAGCTTTTTGCAATCGGTGGCCCACAATATCTAGTAAATAAAAACGTTATTTGGGAATCATATCAAAAGTTGGACGAAACCTGTAATTATGACTTTGGAAGCACCCATTGCCTTGGCTGTAAGCATTGAAACTAGACCAATCGGGCCAGCACCTAGAACCAAAACCACGGAACCTATGCGCACTCCGGCCCTCCTGCACGCGTGGACACCCACGGAGAGGGGCTCCATAAGGGCACCCTCTTCCAAGTCCATGTTATCGGGCaacctttaaaaattaattgtgataatcatcaaatgaaaaaaaaaacggtacTTGTGGCAAAAATCGGCATCGTGGACGTAATATCTAGTCAAATTCCCATCAACTGGCGGAGTTGCACAAAAAATCATGTCCTTGCACAGGTGGTAATTGCCGCTTTTGCAGTCAGCACAAGTGCGGCAAGTTATTCCAGGCTCGATAGCCACACGATcacctaaataattttttaaaaattttgataaagaaaaataacatACCTGGTTTAAGATTTTTGACGTCGCGTCCGACTTGTATTACCGTTCCGGAGGCTTCGTgtcctttttaaattaaatgttaaagtgataaaaaaagagaaaataacGCAAACCTATAACCATGGGATCTGTAACCACAAAAGGGCCAATTCTGCCACTGACCAAGTAATGGACATCGGAGCCACAAATACCCACGACTTCCATTTTAAGAAGtacttctatttttttttttggaaaaaataaagtataagCGCCgtgttgtaattttaaattaatgacttaCGATTTGGTTTGGGGACAGGGATTGGTCTTTGTTCCTGGGTggtaacaaataaaatttaaaataagggtGAGAAAAATTTGCACTTACAAGTCGCATGTCGTTGATGCCGTACAAAACGGCTGTTAAGTTATCCTTTGGTGCCATTTTCCGAATGTGGTTAACAAACACTCTTCAATAAATATTATGAGTAaatgtttgtaatgttgataaTGCATGCTTTTATATCTTTGGTGGAAAAATATATCTTTAtccatatttattattaaagttttttggcatttttcttTTGGGATAACTCGAGTCTTTTCAATCGTATTTGTAAACAAACCAGCAATTGTCTTGGTATGtgttggtttatttttgggtaataataataataatgaaccGCACTGCTGATAAGTCAATCGGCGCCTTGATTTTTACGTAAGAATAATTACTTTTTCTGAATGTATAATATTGTTATTACGTATAAACATACGAGATGGAATTATTTTATAGGCGTATGCGATAACCTTCGTAACTTAAATTTATGTAAACAGTTGGAATGATGACTGATGTGGGAATGATTTACCTAAAATGTCCGCATGTTGATCgctttttttatgaaattaaaattttcctcCTCAGAATATCATGTTTGAAAATTTCCGATAAACCAGTTTCAAACTGACTTTTTGCACAtcatttgtgatttttatgtgTATGGAGTGATAAGtacattattatatttttcataatCTTGTGTTACATAATAAACGATAATAAATATACTGACCTCTCATACTCATGCGATAATAACTGATCccagattttattattagcaGGCAAGACAACAATGCcgataaacaaataaatattgaaaaaggTGAAAAATGGACACAAAAATTCTTTCTTGATGATGAAATTTCAAACCAAACATTATTTGACTAATATTTAACTTGTTACTTGGAAATTACAACAGTCAAATCAGAATGAGCaaccaaatatttatttcatccaattttattattagatcACATGAATTCTACTAAAAATTTAAGAGATTGATGATAATATGcagttcgtttttttttttttaattataaatgtaaacatgTTTGTTTACGTGAAAATTTGCATTCAGATTAGGTacatatctaaaaaaataataatcaaacaGAACTTAGCGTCGGCTATAAAAAGCTGATTTCTGTGCGACCGTATATGATGCAAATAGTAATATTTTAACTTCACTTTGcaaaaatgcagatattttataGGAGGTACATGTCAGTCTTGCTTTGGAAATAAAACCCAACtttcaaacaaaatatttattctaaACATATACATCTAAAATACAATAGTTTCATTTTAAACCTTTATAATCACATGTATTAACAATATAGTTCAATAGTTACATGATAGCAATTTGGACAATACTCAACAAACAAATGAGAACCTGCAACAACAGCCAATAACAAgctataaaaatatcaattaatCATAATCAAATCGGCATAATCACTATCTAAAAAGCCCTATGTTTAGGCGAAAAATTAATGGTGGTTGTGAACGAGCAAAGTCTCCCTATCGGGCAACTGACGAACTTTCATACTGCCATCAGCCCCACAGGAGAACAAACGTGCATGAGAATCAATATGTAATTGTGTGACTCCTTGCCCAATATTCTTGAAGAAGCTACTTCGAGCGTGTTCTGTTGGCAAAGACAGCAAAACATTGGGAACCGCAACCCCCCAAATCTAAAAAACGTGTAAACACTTAACTGTTCacgaaaaatgaataaaaaaaccttAATATCGCCGTCTGCCGATCCAGTAGCAAAGTACTCCTCATGCGGATCAATCGCAATGCACTTGACTGCACTCTCATGTGCCGTGAACTTGTGCCTAATCGTTTTAGACCGCACATCGATTAAACAAACATCGCCCCTTTTCCCGGCCGAGATAAGTACTTGGTGCTGGGGCGCAAACACAAGACTGCTGGCCCCCTGGTCGTGGCAAGTGAACGCCACAACCAAAGCCTTACCATGCGGCAAAATCGAATCCCAAATACACACGTTCTTACTCTCAGAACTGTGACCAGCTGCACAATTCTCACATTAAAACTGCACacccaaaattttatttacgtacCGGTCGCCAGTAGGCTACAAGAACCCAGAAAAACAAAATCGCTGATACCTTTATTGTGACACTGGAGGgtctataattttaaaaaatagtgaaacGGGACGCAAAATCGCAAAGTCTTACGAAAAATGGTCGGGTGGCGTTTACACTCAACCCGACTTGGAACAGGCTTAAATTTCCGTCGGAATCAGCAACACCGAATTTATTGCCGTGTTGCGAAAACCTGACTCTGGTGACTTTGGCGTAAGTCCCTGCTGGTCTGGGGGTCGCCACCGGCTGTTGGTGACCCCACTCCCACAACTGGACTGAGCCGTCTTGACCACCGGTCAAGTCTgctcaaataattatttcaaattcttATTTTTCACTTAATATCGGACTTACATAGTGGCAGAAGAGGGTGTGCGCTTATTCGACGTACTCCATCAATTTTATGTTTCAGTACCTAAGAGAATTCGCGTTTTATggttggtttatttttttagacagTAACATGCTTAATTTAGCCAAGGTACCTATTTGCTTGGTGATTGGGCCATTAAATGTTAAGTTCTGGTGCACTGTACAATGTGGTCcattttcaaagaatttaGTAATTTCCTTACTTCTAACTAcgtattttttgagataagcTGAATGGTACAACATTTATTCAGTCTTATTTTAAACTGtattcatatttaaaaaactatcaagtgacgtaatttttattcgaaaaGTCCATTATTTTTACACAAACTTTGTATCTTATAAATGTCTTTGTACACCTTGGATttggaataaataatttcgaacgttcatcaattattattgaaattgataaaaaactctaattctacaaaattttcgatGGAAAACACTTTAAATTTCGCGAATTTTTCGACATATAAAGTTCTAGATccaagttttttttagattaaatgGTGCACAAATCACCGATAAACGCggataaatgtaatttttattaatacataCTGCAATTGGTAGGATATAGTTTTTGTATGTAATGGGCAAAAAGTGAAAAACTACTAAATAGAGAGAATCAACCACATTGTAATTACGTAAACCAGTGTTATTTTACGAgaaaaagaatattttattataaacaatttatttgaagtaattttagtttttaatcaaACTCTGTAAAATCGCACATTCGCACAGAGTTAGAAAACAACCTCAGATTTACTTGCTCAAAAATCGTGAGATGATCATTATCTAAgtcatttaataataatatgaaaaaGACAGAAAAAGCAGCTGGTAGAtaaaaacgcttatgtaaataaaaaacgtataaTTTTCTTCATACTTTATTCTTACGGAAGcgtaaaataattctttttctcGGAAACAGTTAACAAATTTGCACCAACTATTGCGTTtactacaaatttatttaaacgaaaTAATAAATCTTGCATCTTAAACATGAAATTCATGTTTTTGTGTTAAGTCCagaatgaaaatgaaaacaacatgcgacaactaaaaaataatgcaattttGTGCCGCGAAAAGTTCCGACCAACTTGACGAGACAatggaatattttttaaatattctatTAGTCCCGTCCCTGTTACACCAAACACTACAActattaaataaaccaaacaACACCAAACACCTATCAACCACCACAACACAGGAAACAAGCAAAAACAGAGCAGAGTGTTAGAAAACACACCGGTCGAAGCATGTGCGCCGACCGAAGCAGAACGAGATGGACAAAATTGGCATCGTGACAACCCGGGAAGCTTAGCCCCTTCATCTACACACATAGGtacacaaaattttcattttagtaACGTTTCAATACCAAACACAAACGAAGAAGCAACGTGATTACCCTCGAATCCAAGTTATTTTTAGTAACAATTTTAGTTAGTAGTCAAGTTTACAAATCAAACGTGGCACACattatccaaaaaaaattcaaaactaatCTTACCACACTCGTCCCGCGACCGCTTTGACTGGCAATGCCAGGCTGGGGGCTGCCGGGTTGTGTGTCTTTCGTTCGATCACCGGCACTCTGGATTACCAAAAACGGGGGCACACTGGGGTCGGGGACGTCTTTAGTCAAATTCAAAATATCCAACTCGCATTCGTCCTCCAACCAGGCTGGCAATTCCAGCAACAACGAAATATCCATTTCTTGCAACTCGCGCGGAGTTGCCACCACAATCAAGCCAGAGTTGACCTAAACCATCATTTTCagtaaaataactcaaaaaaatcgGTTAAAATACTTGATTGAGGCTAAAAGCAGCGATGGAATCCTGTTCCTTGTGAATAATACGAACAGGTTCCGGAGCAGCGGGTTCAGGGTGCGGTAGTTCCTCCTCCAAAGCACTAAGTGAGCGTCTTTTGCCGAAAACAGCTCGGATAAAAATGTCCTGGACTGACTCTTGGTGAACGAGATAAGTCCATAAACGCCTGGCGGTACTTGCGGAACTTTTGTTGCTAAATGGGGTGTTGTGGGGTTCCAATAACTGGCGGTATTTCTGGATTGGGGGTCCTGTGGtgttttcaacaaaacaaCCAGGGATATATTCGGGGGGTGCCTGGCGGCAGTCTAACTCTTTTCTCAAACTTTCCTGCCAGTTGGCTAAGCGGCGCAAGGAGGAATGTATCAAGGGGCTCGCCACCGGGAGCTCGTTCAGCTCCAAACCCGCCACCTAAGTTAccaagattattttttatcacctttataaacccaaatttttattttttttctcatttatttttctcagGCTATTAACAATGTGATGctgttcaaaattaatttgaaacgaATTAAAGGCGTTTTTTTTACTGCGTTGCACTACATTTCCCTGACCATTATTTTACAGACCGTAAGTCTGATACTGAAGTGGAAAAAAATAGGACGTCAAGTCTTTTTTGCacgacaattttttgcaagatTAAAATGTCACAAGACAAGTCTTTTCTTAATAGCAGTgttgtaatgaaaataaatgatCTAACTTACCGATAAAAATTCGGTAAGTCGCGTTTGCACGATCTTCAGCGTCGCCAACTTCAAAACCAGCCACGAGTACGAATTGGGATCCGAATGCTCGTTGTTTACGACTCGGGCACTTTGTGCCGGCATATCAAAAACATCCTCGTCTTCGCTTTCGGACTCGCTTTCAATATCATCACAATCGGGACCAGCATCCggctaaataaatttttaaacctcACTCAAGCCCAGCTTTATACTCACTTTGGTCAACAAGTACGCCAAAATACTCATTTCAGGTGGAACAAACTGTTCTCTGTAAGTCGGTTTGTCCTCCTTCATTTGCGACGGTTGGTGTCCTAGTAGTTTGGTGTTGAGTTTAACTCGTTGCTTGTTTAACCAATTTGCAGGACCGGTAACTTCCTCAGTTGGGGTACCTTGAGTACTTTGCGAACCTTGATTTGTGGCATTTGTTTGAGCGCCTCCGATACTTGCCGTCcggagtaattttttaataccgCCACCAAACAgcctaattttttcaaattacttttaatcggtgaaatatttaattaaacttacTGGCCCCACACATCTTGGTTGAAAACATGCGCCGTTACATGAAACAGTATGACACAATCGCAAGTGCTCAAACCGTACAATACCAATGCTAAGTAAGTTGCTGAGAAGGCTTCGCATAACACTACTGTTAACCTCGGCGTATCTTCGTCTTTTTCACGTGCTAGTAAAGCACGTAAACTTGTAACACCGGGCCATTTCGGCGGCAAAGTAATGATTTGCTGACTGTCATTGACTGAAACTCGCCGTCTCCTTCCGACTAAATGAGTCGAACAAACTTCCTGACTGTCGGgtaaattacttttaaaagtATCAGAGTCACACAACGACTGGTAAATGCAAGCCGACAAAGCTATAGCCAAGTCGCGGAGTACGATAAGTTGGCTTTGATAAGTATTAGGTCTTGGAAGTTCAACAATCTGGAAACAATGACTTCAAAAAAAGTCAACTCAAGTGTGATTTTTACAGTTTCCAACATGTCGTGAATCAGACATTGTAGATATCTGATCGGGTCAGCAATCACAGTTTTACTACTCGCAACACTAGCTGCAAGCAGCGGTAAACTGGTAGGAAACGGTAAAGGACTCAACAGTTGTTGGTGGGTCTTCTCTTGTTGCAACTCTTGCAAGAGAAGGACTAATTCCATTCGAACTGAAGCCAAACCACCGGTGGCGCCATGCAGCGAACAATAACTGAGCAAAGTTCGCAAAAGAATCTCATTTGCTGGAATtaccaaaaatgtttttccacttttttgaaatACGGAAGTTACCTCTAAGCCAGCGTTTTCGTTTTGCGGCTCGTTGCACTTTAGCCTCGAAATCTAACTTCTCTTGGATTAGTATTTCGTGTAAGGTGGGACGTGTGCCCGTTTCTGTGACTGAATTTTCTATTTCTGGAGGCGCTTCCAAATCTAAAGGCTCAACAATGTCCGTGGTCGAGTAATTACACAGTTGTCTTAAAGCCTCGACTTCTCTTTCCAGCCAGATGTAAAGCTGGTAACGCAACTGACCCCCTGAAGTAACACATTcttattgtttaatttcaacatttttttatttttacaaccaGATACATAATTTTTAGAGAGAATTTGCCACAACAAAAAAGTTCAAAGGGGTGTGAAATATTTTCACGAATTTAGgatcgtttttaatttttacgaaattagaAATAGTggatagaaataaaattagtcaacaataacttgttttttcGCGTGAAATTCAGCGATTTCGAAaagatttgtcaaaaatttgctaaattaaataaaaacccaCCGTCCACCTCGAAGCCCGTAGCTAGCGTGGACAACTCCTCCATGAGAATTTTCAAGCAGGCCACAAACTTCAACTGTTGTGCCATAATATCAATGTGTTGAGTGGCCGGTTCGTCACTTTCTTCCTCCGCCTCGTCCTTACTGTCACACTTCATTTTAAGTCCTTCATCTGATGTTTCGGAATCCTTCTCATCATCACTCCATTTCAAATCCAAATCATCAGTTTTGGTCTTGTATTGAGCTAAAGTGGTTCCCCAATCGAACGAATCAGCCGTTTGTTGACCACTTTCCCATGAAATAATCCCAGTATCAATTTCCGTCTTCGCCTCATTCACTTTCGGCGACACCACTAAAACACACTCAACAAACACCGAACACATAAAACAGCCAGCTTACAAGGCGtcgtttgtttattttcggtCACAATGTAGGGCAGTTTCGACAAAACTTCCAACGCTAGAGCTGGACAACCGGCCCGGAAGTGTCCATGAGCCGTAGCAAAATATAACTGTCGTTCCAACGGTGTGATCGATTCTTCGACCACCACTTGCTTACCACCAGGAAGCCAAGCTTTCTTTTGACCACAATTGGCCATGTGTTGTCTGACAAGTAGCGGATGCGTCCGCaagtaaacataaaaattgaaaacgttCGGATCCGCTTCCTTAGTTTCCCTAGCTTCGTCTTCGTGCGTGTGATGCTGAGTCCCAGCGTTGCCAATAAGAAGCGTACTTAACGCAGCTTGGTGCTCTTTCAAGGACCAGTAAGCCATCGAGCGCAAAAACGGATCAGGGTGTGCTTTAGTTATGTCTTCATTCGAGCCTTAAAACACACATTGTTATAAAAATCGCTTCACGATCGAGCAATACCATCGCAATCGCAACCTAAAATTTCCTggtacaacaattttttgaaactatCACCATCGCCTTCGTACAAGCGCACGATGACCAAGGCCAGTTGCAAGTCGTGCAGTTTTTGCAAACACACCTCCGTGGCATCTTTCAGATTACCAGCAAGTAGGAAAAACGCGGCTGCATGGTCGAACCGTTGCTTGCCAAGCAAGGCATAGGCGTTTTTAAGGGCGGCTTTGCGCCAGCGATCTTCAGAGAAATTGTTAGCGAAAAACTCGGTCATTTTTTTGTCGCGTTTTGacctttaaaaaacaatttacacACTACTTGACGCGATTTGCACCAACCTGTATAAACCCCAGAGCAGGCTTTTCTTATTCATTGCCAGGTAATACAAAGCCGCGTCCATAGGGTCCTGCTTGACTTGGTAAGCCGCCTTTGCTAACACTTGAACGCATTGTTTCAACAACGCCAGGTTTCTGATCCACCAACCGACACCCAGTTCGCGCAGTTGGGGCCACGTTGGTTCGCCTTTTGCGTAGCTTGGGATTAAATTTAGGAGCTCTTCTTGGCTTTCGGAGTGATAGGCCCAGGCTAGGTTGTTAGTACCGACGCCTTGTTTTTGAAACTGCGTGCGCTGGGCTAACGGGAGACACCTACAAGGAGCGCGttactaataatttttgatattgtGAGAGAgaaattcaaaacaaattatCGAAAGTTATTGATTtctgaaacaaaataaattgaaatacaCTCCTTGCCTTAATAAATATCCGTAATGCTTCATTGCGAGCAAGAATCTGAGGCCACAGTCGTCCAAGCTATCAGTGATTATTTCATCAGACTGGCCGACTAGATTTTCCTTGGCCATTGCCGATTTGGCCGAATCTATCGCAAATCTTTCGGCCAAATCTGTGTTACAAGTCGACACGGTGTCAGCCAAAGCCAGGAGATGCATTTGGTCGAGGCTGGACAAGCCGGGCAGATGCATATGAGTCAAAAGTCGCGACAAAACCCTGCCTTGTTTTGGGGTAAAATGTGTGATTCCAATATTACGTTCCGACTGTCTTCTGTCCATCCTTGACATTTCCTTGTCTTCCAAAAGTGTGTCCAACGATTCTTCCATCCCTAAATTACTATCAAACAGTTCGTTGTAATTTTTCTCTTCTTCCTGCGGCCCGGCTTGTTCCTGATCAGCGGCCAAAAGCGTCCACAATGGCAAGGGCGGGATATTGTTAATCTCATCGTAATCCAACGCAATTTCCCCGATACTAGCCCTATGTTCGGGACTACCGGCTGGGTAGCTCACCGATAGGGTCCTAGCCCTTGCCCACCCTTGCATATCCTCGGGAGTTTCCTGATTACCACCGACACACTTAACCAAATGGGCTAGAATCGCCTTCACCCATCGGATTTTACCAGAATTGAGCAATTCCATCAGTTGCTTGGGGTGGTATTGGGGTAAAACAGGACACGCGATTCGCGACGCTTCAAACAAACCATAGTCAGGCATATAATCGAGGTTTGCCTCCTTATTTGTGCGTTTGCGGTCAAGAATTTGCAAATTAACCGAGCTGATGCGCCCAAGTGTCGGTATCGCGGCGAGTTTGCGTTGGTTTTCCTGGGTGAGAGTCCGGAAATCGACGTCACGGCCGTTTTTACCATCGGGTTCGCTCACGTCCATCGGTTGGAGCGACTGGTCTTGGGGCCGCCACTGGGTGTAGACGTGCATCTCCGAGTCCATTCCGACCACGAGAATACCATCGCGCACCCAACTGATTTGCATCGGGAGGGCTGGCAGACCATCGGCCGTTTGTAGCTCGATTTTACGCAAAGTCATCCACTTGAAATCGTCCACGAAAAGAGGCTGTGCCAAGGAACTAGCTTTGCGTAAAATCGGGCGGTAGTTATTTATCGATTCTTTCATTGCTTTGACGTTGGCTTGGGCCAAATCGGTCGAGAGAGGTGTATACAGCATTATTTTGCTACCGCAGGCAACGGTGAGTATATGCGACCCGTCCTCGTTCGACACCCAGTCCAGCTGAACTATGTGTTTTTGGGTCAGGGGGCAGATATTGCCCATTTCGGAGATTGATTTTCGCAATGATTGTAAAGTCGTGAAACTTGGAACTGCCAATAAGGTCGATTTAAGGTGCGAGTCTGTGCTTAGGGTTTGCCGATCGTCGTTTGAAAAAGTGTGCAAAACTTCGTTGATGCgttgttttttcttcaaaGTGCGCGAATCGTACAAGTAGCTTAAATCGAGGTGTCTGTCGATGTTAATTCGGGGCAAATGGATATTTTTCAAGTGGATTATGTCCTCTAGTACCCATTCAGTACCGCCGGTTGATTCGCATTCGTAAATAGCCACGCATAAGTTGATGAAACGCGAGTCGGGATCGTTTTTGTTGGGTCTGGTGAAGCTTTTGCCGTACTTGTAAGCGCAAGCTAGACGGCCCGAATACGCAACACTGATGTTGAGGACCTGGCCTTCGATCTCTATCGCTGACTCTTTAAGCATGTTCCATTCAGTCCAAAcctttaattataattataatgaatCATTATGAACTGAATGGAAAATTTAGCAGCTTAtgcttttaatgaaaataaataaaaaaaatcgtcaaattatCTCGAAAATAAAGCCGGAACAGACGAAAAAATACTAGATTTGATCGGAAATGGTGTCTCTAAACGTCATTCAGTCAGGGCTGTCTCTAGCTTCACAGCCGCCGGGATGCAAAGTTCTGAATGCAGCCcctgtcttttttttttagaaaatcttaggtattaattttcagtttttttcgagcgttttaccaaatttattcCTCAGAAACGTAGGTGTGTAACAAAATTCAttcaaaaatgaagcaaaaatACATCAAAAATTATCGGAAAAATAGCCGAATTGGGAGTcaaataattcgaatttttttatgacaaTAACATTGCTTTGATCACAAAAACgtggcaaaattttttaactcgtgttaaaacaaaaactcaCCTTTCCTGTGTTAACCACCATCCCATCCTCCTCCAACAAGTGCTCTTTCATGGTTTTGATTTCTTGTGAATTACTTGTAACCGTCCAAAATCTTATAACTCCATCGCTACAAGCCGTTGCAAAACAATACGGCGCCAGACAAGCTGGGTAAATGGACGCCGAACTCAAATGACCAGCTGCTGGGGCAGCATGAACGATCTCCACACCGTCAGGAATCggcaaaatttgtttaacttCTCTCGTCACGGTGATATTAATATGGGGACTGACttttgtctgtttaatatgcaACGATTCCATGCTGTTTTTTCTGGAGATATCATTCTCGTCTTGGACTAGATTACAGTCAGGAACGTACATTTGGCTCCCCGTCAGGGAACAATCAACTTCATTCGACGCTATAGTGAGTTTCCACATGTGTATGATTGTGTTCTGATCGGTACAATCCAACAAGACAATATAGAACGGTTCTTCAAACACTGCATTTTGTTGCAAATCGACCATAGCATCATGAGCCGAAAGACTCACAGCGGACGTTCTCTGACCCGTTATTAATTGTTCCTGATACACGTGTAAAAAGGTAGTGTTTTGCCACTGAATGGCTTGCGAGATCGTTTCCAACTGGATAATACAACCAGGTCGTGAGGTACTCTGCTGTGACACTATGTTGatgttttcgagcaaactttCCTGGTTAAAGGACGACAAATCCGACATACTTTCATTTTCATCAACCTCTCGTCTTTCTTTAAATGACAAGTCGGCCAAAAGCGTCCGTGCATCAATCACAGCTTGATACACCCGCAAACATTCGCCATCGGACGCGACAAAACAAGCACTCGGtgagtttgaaaaattgcCCAAAGTACTAGAGGGCAATAAAGTCGGAATCCAGGCTACGTTACTGAACGCTGAAGGTTCAGGCGAACTGATACGGGCCAGCTCGCAGATACCGCCTGATTTTGAAAGAGGGCCAACGGCGTCCACT
Proteins encoded:
- the LOC661035 gene encoding sorbitol dehydrogenase, which encodes MAPKDNLTAVLYGINDMRLEQRPIPVPKPNQVLLKMEVVGICGSDVHYLVSGRIGPFVVTDPMVIGHEASGTVIQVGRDVKNLKPGDRVAIEPGITCRTCADCKSGNYHLCKDMIFCATPPVDGNLTRYYVHDADFCHKLPDNMDLEEGALMEPLSVGVHACRRAGVRIGSVVLVLGAGPIGLVSMLTAKAMGASKVIITDIVGHRLQKAKELGADFTLQIGQNTTEEEIVSEIKAKLGEDPNITLECTGAEQCVRVALQVTKSGGTVILVGLGKFEMTVPLAGALVREVNIRGVFRYNNDYPIAIEMVKTGKVNVKPLITHHYKMEDTLKAFHTAKTGEGNPIKVLIHANPDWKP